Sequence from the Bacteroidota bacterium genome:
AGTGCTAATGTTATTGCTATGATGTATCTTAAGTGTTTGTTAATCAAAAAGAAAGCTGTCGGCAGAAAGTATTAGTAATATGTTGATAAATTTATTTTTTTTAGTTTTTTTAAAAAATCAAATATTACTATTCAGCAGGTATAAGATGTTGAGACTTAAAAATATGCCACAGATTCACAGATTGATTTTACTTGATTTAATGAATTATTTACAGAGAGTACTACCTTTGGTTGGTAGTTTTTAAATCTGTGAATCTGTCTTTGACAGACGTAGTCTTATTTCTATTACACTTTACATGTCTTCGACAGACGAAGTCTGTGGCTTTTATATTCTGTAAAGTTGCTGAGTAGTAACAATCTAATTATTGTCAATTATGATAAGGATGATTATTAATTATTGTTAAAGCACGGTACAATTGTTCTGTAAAAAATATTCTTATCATTTCGTGAGTAAAAGTCATGCGGGAAAGTGATATTGATAAATTTGATCTTTTATAAATTTGATTGCTAAAACCGTAAGCACCTCCTACCAAAAATATTAATCTTGAACCTGAGCGATTAAAAAGAGTTTGTAATTGTTTTGCAAATTCAATTGATGTAAATTCTTTTCCTTTTTCATCTAAAATAATAAGAAAGTCATTGACTTTAAGATTACTTAAAACAATTTCCGATTCTTTGATTATAATTCTTTCGGCAGTTTTTTCTTTGGGTATTTTTAATTCTTTGATTTCAAAAGGAATATATTTGTTGATTCTGGATGAATACCGATCAATTTCTTTTTTTACAATACTTTGAGATGTTTTGCCTGTCATCCAAAATTCTACTTTCATTTTTTAAGTATTTAGCATGTATTTATAGAACTTCCCTAAATTAAATGTGAAGTTTTTTTATGAATAGTAGTTGTCAATGTCTGTTAACACTTCACGACTATTTTCTGTAATAAGGATTGTATGTTCAAACTGTGCTGATAATTTACCATCAATAGTTCTTGCTGTCCAGTTATCTTTTTTATCAATTGTTGTTCTGGCTTTTCCTTGGTTGATCATTGGTTCTATGGTAAAAACCATTCCTTTTTTCATTTTTTTACCACTGTTTTTTTCTGCAATATGAACAATTTCCGGTGGTTCATGAAATTGGATTCCTACGCCATGACCGCAAAACTCAAATACAACTCCATAGTTTTCAACATTTCGTGCATATTTGGCAATTTCATATCCAATATTTCCAAAATAATTTCCAACTTTACATTGTTCAATTCCAATATCAAGGCATTTTTTTGTTGCTTTTATAAGCCTTTTTGCTTCTGCAGAAATTTCTCCAACAGTGTACATTTTGCTTGTATCTCCAAAATATCCATCTAATATTGTTGTAATATCGATATTTAAAATGTCACCGTCTTTTAAAATTATTTTTTTTGAAGGTATTCCATGGCAAACAACATTGTTTAGTGAAATGCATGAAGATTTTGGAAAACCATTATAATTTAATGGTGCAGGTAAAGCATTGTTGTCTCTAATGAATTCATCAATTTTCTTGTCAAGAAAATTGGTGTTAACTCCTTCTTTTACATAGCTTTCAATAAATTTTAAAGTTTTAGCAGCAAGTTTAGAACTTTTTTTTATTCCTTCTATTTGTTCTTCTGTTTTTATAATTATTTTAGACATTGATACAAATTATTAATAATTCCTTTTTTCAAATCCTTCATTTTCTTTATCTTTCAATCTTTTATAAATTAAATAGATTAAAATAATAATTATAGCAATAGGAACTGCCGACATTAAAAATGAAATTGCTAATCCTCCAAACATAATTTATGGTTCAATATTTTCTTCTTCCTCTTCATTAATAGCATCATCTTTTTTTGCTTTCATGAATATCAGATTTAATAAAAAAAGAATAATTCCAACAGGAATAAGTACTTTAATAAAATTGAAAAAGAAATCGTTAAACATTAGGCGAGTTTTACTGCTGTTCCGTAAGCCAATATTTCTGAACTTCCTTGCATTACCATTGATGTTGTAACTCTTACATTTAAAATTGCATCTGCACCTAATTGTTGA
This genomic interval carries:
- a CDS encoding 23S rRNA (pseudouridine(1915)-N(3))-methyltransferase RlmH, which codes for MKVEFWMTGKTSQSIVKKEIDRYSSRINKYIPFEIKELKIPKEKTAERIIIKESEIVLSNLKVNDFLIILDEKGKEFTSIEFAKQLQTLFNRSGSRLIFLVGGAYGFSNQIYKRSNLSISLSRMTFTHEMIRIFFTEQLYRALTIINNHPYHN
- the map gene encoding type I methionyl aminopeptidase yields the protein MSKIIIKTEEQIEGIKKSSKLAAKTLKFIESYVKEGVNTNFLDKKIDEFIRDNNALPAPLNYNGFPKSSCISLNNVVCHGIPSKKIILKDGDILNIDITTILDGYFGDTSKMYTVGEISAEAKRLIKATKKCLDIGIEQCKVGNYFGNIGYEIAKYARNVENYGVVFEFCGHGVGIQFHEPPEIVHIAEKNSGKKMKKGMVFTIEPMINQGKARTTIDKKDNWTARTIDGKLSAQFEHTILITENSREVLTDIDNYYS